Sequence from the Acaryochloris thomasi RCC1774 genome:
GGATAAATGCAGCCTCTATTTCTTCAAGCTTGATTTCTGCCTGACTAATACTCAACCCAAGCCCATTATTCTCAAGCGGTCGGGTACATACATTCCAGAACTCAGCCATAATTTGGGGAACGATCACCAGCTCTTGCTTAGCAAGATGCAGAGAACGTAACGCTGCGGCTGCTTGCTTATACTGGGGATGATCTGGTTGCTGCTTTCGTAACAGAACGTTGGTATCGACAAGAAACATCAGCCGCGTGATGAATATAGATTTTCTCGGCTGATCGCTTCGTCAGAGAGTA
This genomic interval carries:
- a CDS encoding type II toxin-antitoxin system VapC family toxin, with translation MFLVDTNVLLRKQQPDHPQYKQAAAALRSLHLAKQELVIVPQIMAEFWNVCTRPLENNGLGLSISQAEIKLEEIEAAFILKGDTPAIYSHWRSLVTRYNVKGAKVHDTRLVAAMLVHGITHILTFNVKDFKRFEEITAVSPDQVDDEFELAQDDGNM